Proteins from one Sphingobium herbicidovorans genomic window:
- a CDS encoding septal ring lytic transglycosylase RlpA family protein — translation MSVFHRLAPLLLLGLAACASYQPVSDTPVRVGRPYTIRGTTYVPAQQPGYDQVGYASWYGHESGNRTARGEKFRPDWISAAHPTLPLPSYVEVTELTNGRTLLVRVNDRGPFARGRIIDLSRGAAKLLGVERQGQAPVRVRLAEPDEKDRKRLRKGKPGAQRPTLTGEALAAQRRRLPSPR, via the coding sequence ATGTCAGTTTTTCACCGCCTTGCGCCGTTGTTGTTGCTGGGGCTCGCGGCCTGCGCATCGTACCAGCCGGTGTCGGACACGCCTGTTCGGGTCGGGCGGCCTTATACGATACGCGGCACGACTTACGTGCCTGCGCAGCAGCCCGGCTATGATCAGGTCGGCTATGCAAGTTGGTACGGACATGAATCGGGCAACCGCACCGCGCGGGGCGAAAAATTTCGCCCTGATTGGATCAGCGCGGCGCACCCGACGCTACCGCTGCCGTCCTATGTCGAGGTGACGGAGTTGACCAATGGCCGCACCTTGCTCGTCCGCGTCAACGATCGCGGCCCGTTTGCCCGTGGCCGGATAATCGACTTGTCGCGCGGGGCGGCAAAGTTGCTGGGCGTTGAGCGGCAGGGGCAGGCCCCCGTACGCGTTCGCCTGGCGGAGCCGGACGAGAAGGATCGCAAGAGGCTGCGCAAGGGCAAGCCCGGCGCGCAGCGGCCAACCCTGACCGGCGAAGCGCTCGCTGCACAACGGCGCAGGCTTCCGTCGCCTCGATGA
- a CDS encoding ATP-binding cassette domain-containing protein, whose product MSFDVDVKKTLGHHVVKARFTAPAGLTVLSGPSGVGKTSVLNMMAGLLRPDEGRVSIGGDILFDAREAIDLPAHRRRLGYVFQDGRLFPHLRVRANLLYGHRLARPQYRWMSLEEVVSFLGIGHLLDRWPNGLSGGEAQRVAIGRALLSGARALLLDEPLASIDPARRGEIMDVILRIRDELGLPIVYVTHDPAEADRLATRRVEITPSSL is encoded by the coding sequence ATGTCCTTTGACGTCGATGTCAAAAAGACGCTGGGCCACCATGTCGTCAAGGCGCGTTTCACCGCGCCGGCCGGGCTGACGGTCCTTTCAGGCCCTTCGGGCGTCGGCAAGACGTCCGTGCTCAACATGATGGCTGGCCTGCTGAGACCCGATGAAGGGCGTGTCAGCATAGGCGGGGACATACTGTTCGACGCGCGCGAAGCCATCGACTTGCCCGCCCATCGCCGCCGCCTGGGCTATGTGTTTCAGGATGGTCGGCTCTTTCCCCATCTCCGAGTGCGGGCAAACCTGCTTTACGGGCATCGGTTGGCGAGGCCGCAATACCGGTGGATGTCATTGGAAGAGGTTGTATCCTTCCTGGGCATCGGACATCTGCTGGACCGCTGGCCAAACGGACTTTCGGGCGGAGAAGCACAGCGCGTAGCCATAGGCCGGGCGCTGTTGTCAGGCGCCCGCGCGCTGCTGCTGGACGAGCCGCTCGCTTCGATCGATCCCGCTCGCCGGGGAGAGATCATGGATGTCATCCTGCGGATTCGCGACGAACTGGGTCTTCCAATCGTCTATGTCACGCATGATCCCGCGGAAGCCGACCGCCTGGCCACGCGTCGGGTCGAAATCACCCCTTCATCTCTATGA
- a CDS encoding response regulator, producing MPEHPNSRQPRLIVVDDDPDIRDLIVRQLRQDHYEVLSAGGVSEFKAALVEQRIDLIVLDLNLPDGDGLELCRELRGQGNDVRIIMVSARGSAIDRVLGLELGADDYLTKPFEPRELLVRVRNLLRRAQPDDAERQRNKGARVACFGPWRLDLFQRRLIAQDNRLVMLSSAEFRLLSRFIEEPNVVLSRENLVPERRVTAAFDRSIDLQVSRLRQKLAGAPGGEELILTVRGEGYVLATPVSYE from the coding sequence ATGCCAGAGCATCCAAACAGCCGTCAGCCACGCTTGATCGTCGTCGATGACGATCCCGATATCAGGGACTTGATCGTCAGGCAGCTGCGGCAGGACCATTATGAAGTCCTGTCGGCGGGCGGCGTATCCGAATTTAAAGCAGCGCTCGTCGAACAGCGTATCGACCTGATCGTGCTGGACCTCAATCTGCCGGACGGTGACGGCCTGGAACTGTGCCGGGAATTACGTGGTCAGGGCAACGATGTCCGGATCATCATGGTTTCCGCGCGGGGGAGCGCGATCGATCGGGTGCTGGGCCTGGAACTGGGGGCGGATGATTATCTGACCAAGCCTTTCGAGCCTCGCGAATTGCTGGTGCGAGTCCGCAACCTTCTGCGCCGGGCGCAGCCCGATGATGCCGAGCGTCAGCGCAACAAGGGTGCGCGCGTCGCATGCTTCGGGCCGTGGCGCCTCGACCTGTTCCAACGCAGGCTGATCGCTCAGGATAATCGCCTGGTTATGCTTTCGTCGGCAGAGTTTCGCCTGTTGTCGCGATTCATCGAAGAACCCAACGTCGTTCTGTCGCGGGAAAATCTGGTGCCTGAACGGCGGGTGACGGCGGCGTTCGACCGATCCATAGACCTTCAGGTCAGTCGGCTGCGGCAGAAGCTGGCAGGCGCGCCGGGCGGCGAGGAACTGATCCTGACCGTTCGTGGCGAAGGCTATGTGCTGGCAACGCCGGTATCCTACGAATGA
- a CDS encoding efflux RND transporter periplasmic adaptor subunit codes for MLLRPVAFLPLSRIAPVAAALCLLASGCGENKPPEKRLTEVGVVTLQAQDVTVSTELPGRTASTMMSEVRPQITGIIQKRLFAEGSYVRAGQPLYQIDPSLYRASRDEAQAALANAQATAVAAQAKARRYQALGQTEAVSAQDRDDVLAAARQAGAAVQQARASLQTAGINLRFTEVRAPISGRIGRSMMTPGALVTASQATPLATIQQLDPIFVDITQSSAQLLALRRSLAAGKTLPASATIRLKLDDGSDYPLEGRIEFAEPIVDPDSGTVTLRARFPNPDNLLLPGMFVRVVAPQSVVPGGILAPQQGISRDPKGNATALVVTKANKVELRTVTAAEAIGDKWLVTAGLKAGDRLIVEGTEKVRPGDTVRPATIGQSK; via the coding sequence ATGTTGTTGCGCCCTGTCGCTTTTCTCCCTCTGTCGCGTATTGCGCCGGTAGCTGCGGCGCTATGCCTGCTCGCCAGCGGCTGCGGCGAGAACAAGCCGCCTGAAAAAAGGCTGACGGAAGTAGGCGTCGTGACGTTGCAGGCACAGGATGTGACGGTATCGACCGAGCTGCCCGGCCGCACGGCGTCGACGATGATGTCCGAAGTTCGACCTCAGATCACAGGGATCATCCAAAAGCGGCTCTTCGCCGAAGGCTCCTACGTTCGGGCCGGACAGCCTTTGTATCAGATCGACCCCTCGCTTTACCGCGCATCGCGGGACGAGGCGCAAGCAGCGCTGGCCAATGCGCAGGCGACTGCCGTTGCCGCACAGGCCAAGGCGCGCCGGTATCAGGCGTTGGGGCAGACCGAAGCAGTGAGCGCGCAGGACCGGGACGATGTGCTGGCAGCGGCCCGGCAGGCAGGCGCAGCGGTGCAGCAGGCGCGCGCCTCGCTTCAGACCGCAGGCATAAACCTGCGCTTCACGGAAGTCCGGGCGCCCATCAGTGGCCGGATCGGTCGTTCGATGATGACGCCCGGCGCGCTGGTCACGGCCAGCCAGGCGACGCCGCTCGCCACCATCCAGCAACTCGACCCCATATTCGTGGATATCACGCAGTCGAGCGCACAGCTTCTGGCGCTGCGCCGCTCGCTTGCCGCAGGCAAGACGCTACCGGCCAGCGCGACTATCCGTCTGAAGCTGGACGACGGCAGCGATTATCCACTGGAAGGCCGGATCGAATTCGCCGAGCCCATCGTCGATCCCGACAGCGGCACGGTCACCCTGCGCGCCCGTTTTCCCAACCCCGACAACCTGCTGCTGCCCGGCATGTTCGTGCGCGTCGTTGCGCCGCAGTCTGTCGTGCCGGGCGGCATATTGGCGCCGCAACAGGGCATCAGCCGCGATCCCAAAGGAAATGCGACCGCACTCGTCGTCACCAAAGCGAACAAAGTAGAGCTGCGAACCGTAACCGCGGCAGAGGCGATCGGTGACAAATGGCTCGTCACTGCCGGGCTGAAGGCTGGCGACAGGTTGATCGTCGAGGGGACAGAGAAGGTCCGGCCCGGCGACACGGTGCGTCCGGCCACCATCGGCCAGAGCAAGTAG
- the modB gene encoding molybdate ABC transporter permease subunit: MMLSADEWDIVRLSLKVSLAAVLTTLPFAFALGWLLARGRFPGKLLLDAAVHLPLVLPPVVIGWLLLLAFGPAGPVGGLLERWLGFTVMFRWTGAAIAAGIMALPLMVRAIRLSIEAVDHRIEDAARTLGASPAYCFWTILLPLSLPGVATAFILGFARSIGEFGATITFVSNIPGETRTLSIAIYSALQIPGADAAVWRLALISIGLSLGALLISEALSRRLRSGRSGHVL; this comes from the coding sequence ATGATGCTCAGCGCCGACGAATGGGACATCGTGCGCCTGTCGCTGAAAGTCAGCCTGGCCGCCGTCCTCACTACCTTGCCTTTCGCCTTCGCGCTGGGCTGGCTGCTTGCGCGCGGGCGCTTTCCCGGCAAGCTGCTGCTTGATGCAGCGGTCCATTTGCCGCTGGTGCTGCCTCCGGTCGTGATCGGCTGGTTGCTCCTGCTCGCCTTTGGGCCAGCCGGTCCGGTCGGCGGCCTGCTGGAACGATGGCTTGGCTTCACCGTCATGTTCCGCTGGACCGGCGCGGCGATTGCCGCGGGGATTATGGCGTTGCCGCTGATGGTGCGGGCGATCCGCCTGTCGATTGAGGCGGTCGATCATCGCATAGAGGATGCCGCACGCACGCTGGGCGCAAGTCCGGCCTACTGTTTCTGGACCATATTGCTCCCGCTGTCCCTGCCGGGCGTCGCCACCGCATTTATCCTCGGCTTTGCCCGTTCGATTGGGGAGTTTGGGGCGACAATCACCTTCGTTTCCAACATTCCCGGCGAAACGCGCACATTGTCCATCGCCATCTACAGCGCATTGCAGATCCCCGGCGCGGACGCCGCCGTCTGGCGCCTGGCGCTGATTTCCATTGGCCTGTCGCTGGGCGCGCTTCTGATTTCCGAAGCGCTCAGCCGCCGCCTGCGATCAGGACGGAGCGGCCATGTCCTTTGA